TTCGTGCTGCGCCAGCACCTCGACGACGAGACCCCGGACCCGGAGGCGCAGAAGCGCGCCTGGCTGGGCCAGATCATCACGCTGGTCGACGGCGCGGCGGATGCCCTGGACGCGCAGACGGCGTCGTTCGACGACCTGCGCAAGCTCGCCGAGCGGGCCCCGCAGGTGCTCCAGGAGACGTTGCAGCGGGCGGACGAGATCAGTTCGCGCGTGGCGGTGTCCCGGCAGGCGCTCGACACGCTCGCGGCGACGTACCCGGCGACGGCGCTGGCCTCGGTCAGCTCGAACCCCGACCAGGCGGAGGCGCTCGTGGCGCAGGCCCGCGAGGCGGTCGCGCAGGGGCAGGCAGCGCTGGAGAAGAAGGACCGCAACCCGGCGGTCGCGCACGCCCGCGGCGCACAGAACGCGCTCGGCCAGGCGGTGCGGCTGCTCGACGCCGTCGACAACGCGGGCAAGGAGCTGGCCGAGTCCGGGCCGAAGATCGACCAGGGCATCGCGTCCATCACCGCCGACATCGCGGACGCCCAGCGGCTCGCCCCGGTGATCGCGGCCGCGGGCGACGGCAGCGTCGCGCCCGCCACCGCCGAGGCCCAAGCCGCCGTCGCGCAGGCGCAGGCCGCCAAGCTGGGCGGCGACCCGCTGGCCGCGCTGGCCCGGCTGACGTCCGCCGAGGCCGCGCTCGACCTGGCGCTCGCCCCGGCGCGTGAGAAGGCGGAAGCCGACGCCCGTGCGGCCGCGCTGCTGCGCGACACCCTGGGCCGCGTCGAGTCGCAGGTGCGGGCCATCGACGACTTCATCTCCACACGCCGGCAGGCCGTCGGGCCGGATGCGCGTACCCGGCTCGCCGAGGCGGTCCGCCTCCTGGGCGAGGCCCGCGGGCTGGCGTCCACGGACCCGTCGGCGGCGCTCCGCAAGGCGCAGGAGGCGGAGAAGTACGCCTCCAGCGCCGCACGGATGGCCCAGCAGGACGTCTCCGGCTGGGGTCAGCAGCAGGGAGGCGGCGGGCCGAACATCGGCGGCATGATCCTCGGCGGCATCCTCATCGACTCGATGCTGCGCGGGTCCGGTGGCGGCATCGGCGGCGGCGCACGCCCACGCGGTGGGGGCGGCTACGGCGGCGGTTACGGCGGCGGCGGGTTCGGCGGAGGCCGGGGCGGCGGCGGGTTCTCCGGCGGCGGCCGGGCAGGGCGCGGCGGTAGGTTCTAGGTTCATCCCTCACGGCATCACCCCTGATCAAGGACGAGAAAGGCACGATCCCATGACCGCGAAGCAGAGCATCCTCGGGCGCATCACCCAGCTCACCAAGGCCAACCTCAACGCCCTGCTGGACCGCGCCGAGGACCCGCAGAAGATGCTGGACCAGCTCGTGCGCGACTTCACCAACAACATCGCCGAGGCGGAGCAGGCCATCGCCCAGACGATCGGCAACCTGCGGCTGGCCGAGCAGGACTACAACGAGGACGTCGCGTCGGTCAAGGAGTGGGGCGGCAAGGCCCTGGCCGCGTCCCGCAAGGCCGACGAGTACCGCGCGGCGGGCGACGTCGCGGGCGCGGACAAGTTCGACCAGCTCGCCAAGGTGGCCCTGCGCAAGCAGCTCGACGCCGAGTCCGAGGTCAAGCAGGCGCAGCCGATGATCGAGTCCCAGCGCCAGACGGTCGAGAAGCTCAAGGCCGGGCTGGGCCAGATGAAGGACAAGCTCGGCGAGCTGCGCAGCAAGCGCGACTCGCTCGTCGCGCGCGCCAAGACCGCGCAGGCCCAGCAGACCGTGCAGTCCGCGATCAGCTCGATCAACGTGCTGGACCCGACGTCGGAGATCGGCCGCTTCGAGGACGCCGTCCGCCGCCAGGAGGCCCAGGCCATCGGCCAGGCCGAGGTCGCCGCGATCTCGCTGGACTCGCAGTTCGCCGAGCTGGAGGCCTCCGACGCCGACATCGAGCTGGAGGCCCGCCTGGCCGCCCTCAAGGCCGGCAGCACCCCGGCCCCCCAGATCTCCCCGACCCCGGTCTCCGGCACCTACGACGGCGCCTGACCCACCCGGATCCCCCTGGGGCGCCCCACCCACCCCGAGTTGTCAGAAGGACGCAAGCACCGAGCCTTGCGTCCTTCTGACAACCCCGGGCATCAACGGAGTTGTCAGCGGGTCGCAAGGCTCTGGGCTTGCGTGGGTCTGACAGGTGTTGGGCCAGGCGGGGCGTAGGTGAGGCGGGGTCGGGGTCAGGCGGGGTCGGGGTCAGGCGGGGTGGGGGTCAGGCGGTGGCGTGGGCGTCCACCTGGGACGCGAAGGCGCGGCCCAGGGTGATCACGAGCTGCGCCAGCTCCGGGGCGTGCTCCGTGAGGGCCGCGTCCAGCGCGACGGCGTCGACGTCGTCGTGCTCGCGTGCCCAGCCGAGCGTGATCGACTTGCCCGCCTCGGGGTGGAACTGCACGCCCAGCGCCGAACCCACGCGGAACGCCTGGTAGGGGTACTGCCGCGACCAGGCGAGCCACACGGCGTCCGGCGGCAGCGCCGAGACGGCGTCCGCGTGCATGCTCACGGCCCGGGTCACGACCGACGACGGCGTCGGCCCCGGAGGAAGCGGCGCGCCCAGCACGGGGCCGAGCACCGGATCGGCGGCGGCGGCGTCCCGCCAGCGCACGTCGATCACGCCGGCCTCCCGCCCGGGAGGGGCGCCGACGACGACGGTGCCTCCCGTGGCGACCGCCAGGAGCTGGGCACCCAGGCAGATCCCCAGGGCGGGGACGTTCGCGCGCACCGCGTCGACGAGCAGCGATCGCACGGCGGGCAGCCACGGCGCTGCGTCGTCGTCGTACGCGGACATCTGCCCGCCGAGCACCACCAGGCCACCGCCGACGGCGTCGACGCCGGGCACGGGCTCGCCGAGGTCGAGGCGCACCACCCGCACGCCGTCGCCGAGCGTCGCGGCCAGCAGGCCGAGCGGGACGTCCGGCGAGTTCTGCAGCACCGTGATGCGCGGGGGCTCGGAGGCGTCGGTCATTCCGGGCAGAGCACCATCAAGCTCACGAGTTGCCAGGGTCATGAGCGCACACCGTACTCCGGTGGTTTCGACGGACT
The Xylanimonas cellulosilytica DSM 15894 DNA segment above includes these coding regions:
- a CDS encoding type 1 glutamine amidotransferase codes for the protein MTLATRELDGALPGMTDASEPPRITVLQNSPDVPLGLLAATLGDGVRVVRLDLGEPVPGVDAVGGGLVVLGGQMSAYDDDAAPWLPAVRSLLVDAVRANVPALGICLGAQLLAVATGGTVVVGAPPGREAGVIDVRWRDAAAADPVLGPVLGAPLPPGPTPSSVVTRAVSMHADAVSALPPDAVWLAWSRQYPYQAFRVGSALGVQFHPEAGKSITLGWAREHDDVDAVALDAALTEHAPELAQLVITLGRAFASQVDAHATA
- a CDS encoding TPM domain-containing protein, producing the protein MPPFSSTPRVPAPLALGAVVLLGTALAVGPALVPDDVAPAILPAAHAVPPTGDLDGDITDPGGVLGDRTADVQAALDRVVDETDLQLFVVFVDAFDGLDGRTWADQTATAARMGRNDLLLAIAVEERLFGLSPDANVPLSSGDLDAIENAARDAARTAANAPEGEGDWGAVAIDAADTLVARAAGGGGGGAALAIGGAVVAAGGVGGWLWWRGRRKAAGQAASTSPDELAALSTDELDKRASTALVEIDDALRTSEQELGFAQAEFGLEATAEFQQVLTKAKQDVQEAFVLRQHLDDETPDPEAQKRAWLGQIITLVDGAADALDAQTASFDDLRKLAERAPQVLQETLQRADEISSRVAVSRQALDTLAATYPATALASVSSNPDQAEALVAQAREAVAQGQAALEKKDRNPAVAHARGAQNALGQAVRLLDAVDNAGKELAESGPKIDQGIASITADIADAQRLAPVIAAAGDGSVAPATAEAQAAVAQAQAAKLGGDPLAALARLTSAEAALDLALAPAREKAEADARAAALLRDTLGRVESQVRAIDDFISTRRQAVGPDARTRLAEAVRLLGEARGLASTDPSAALRKAQEAEKYASSAARMAQQDVSGWGQQQGGGGPNIGGMILGGILIDSMLRGSGGGIGGGARPRGGGGYGGGYGGGGFGGGRGGGGFSGGGRAGRGGRF
- a CDS encoding PspA/IM30 family protein, which produces MTAKQSILGRITQLTKANLNALLDRAEDPQKMLDQLVRDFTNNIAEAEQAIAQTIGNLRLAEQDYNEDVASVKEWGGKALAASRKADEYRAAGDVAGADKFDQLAKVALRKQLDAESEVKQAQPMIESQRQTVEKLKAGLGQMKDKLGELRSKRDSLVARAKTAQAQQTVQSAISSINVLDPTSEIGRFEDAVRRQEAQAIGQAEVAAISLDSQFAELEASDADIELEARLAALKAGSTPAPQISPTPVSGTYDGA